From Phragmites australis chromosome 5, lpPhrAust1.1, whole genome shotgun sequence, a single genomic window includes:
- the LOC133917798 gene encoding secreted RxLR effector protein 161-like, translating into MEVRLKLSKSSSSPPVDATLYRSLIGSLWYLVHTRSDLAYSVGYVSRFMEAPCEEHLIAVKRILRYVAGTRTLGILYTAAKKKSMWPCLLGYNYSDMAGNIDDRKSTSEMIFFLDGNPIT; encoded by the coding sequence ATGGAGGTACGCCTCAAGCTCAGCAAGTCGAGCTCATCCCCGCCGGTCGATGCTACTCTCTACCGGAGTCTAATCGGGAGCCTCTGGTACCTCGTCCACACCCGGTCGGACCTGGCCTACTCAGTAGGCTATGTCAGCCGCTTCATGGAGGCACCATGTGAAGAGCACCTCATCGCCGTCAAGCGCATACTGCGCTATGTTGCAGGAACAAGAACATTGGGTATTCTCTACACGGCCGCGAAGAAGAAGAGCATGTGGCCATGTCTGTTGGGCTACAACTACAGTGATATGGCCGGCAACATCgatgataggaagagcacctccgagatgatcttcttcCTTGACGGCAACCCCATCACCTGA